In Brasilonema sennae CENA114, the sequence CTACATAAATAAATAAACCATCATAAGCAATCTGCTTTTTCTCAAACTCATCTGTCACTTGATCTTCTAAACTAGTAATCGCAAAGTTTTTCTTACCTGACTTGACCTCTTGTATTGGTTTACTTTTTGTTTCTTTGTCTATAAAATTACCCTCTTTTCGTATATCTAATGATGCTACAGACTGATAATTAAACTTTGTATCTTTTTTGGGTTGTTTCAATATATCTTCTAATTTGTTATTATCAACACCTTTTCTCAAAATATGACTCCACGTACTATCTCTTTCTCCTATGTAGGTATACTCTCCTGGCTCAACACCAGCGATACTTGCAAAATTAGACTCAGATTGGAGCGAGGATTCAAGCTGCTGGTTGCTTGAGCTATATTTCCACCAGAACCATCCTCCCCCTCCCATCAATACCAATGTCAAAATTCCTAATATAATCAAGAAGAGTTTGCGGAAGCTTCTTTCTTGCTCTTCATCAACAACAAGTGGTGCAGAACTGCTGTTCTGTTGCTCTTTAGGTAGTGCTAATAAAGCTTCCCGGGCTTGTAGCGCACTTTCAAATGGATTATCAATCCCTATTAAGCGATGCAAAAATTTCTTTAAGTGGCGATTGCTATTAGGCCAATGTTCATCATTTCTTGGATCGACATTCCGTGTTTGTCCTACCCATAAATAAAAGGCGACTTGTGCCAACGCTTCTAAATCTTGCTGAGGTTTTGGATTTGAAGGTTGAGATCTAATAGAAGGTGGAATAAATAATTCTTCCCACAGAGCCAAATCACACAGGTACACATAAAGCTGCTGATGACCTTCTTCTTGAATTAAGACGCTATCTAAATTGATATTACCATGAGCCAGTTGAGACAGTGTTTGGTTTGAAGGGAGGCGCAGTTTTTGAGTATGGATAAATTCTAAGGTTTGCAAGGTTTGATTGAGCACCTCACGTACTTGAGATGCTGGCATTGGTTCTTTTTTTTTCACTAAAAAATCATTTAAAGTTTGGAATGTTTCCACCCTTTTCATAATTGCATAACAGCATTCTCGTTGTTGATCAGCAATTGCCTCCCAAGGATTGATGAGACGAAAATTTTGAACTCTCCCATCTGCTAAACTAACTCCTGCCACACGTTTAAAAGTCTCTTGACGTTGGCGAGTTTCTTCTTCATTAAAACTCTTGTTAGGTAGCAGATATTCCTTTATAAGTACAGGTTCGCTATCAGTCAATTGTATGCCTGAGTACAAGCGTCCTAAACCCCGCACTCCTAAATAACTTGTTACTTGATATATACCCCTAGAGCCTTTGATTTCTGCTTTATGGGGTAAGATTGCTGGAAAACCGCACTCCAGACAAAACTTAGCCCCTTTTACTTCCCGCGCTGTTGCTCCTGGGAGATCGCAACTCAAGGGAGCATTGCTAGAGCATCGATATTCCTTATAAAAATACTGAATTGAGGGCATAAAGATTATATGTTTTGAGTTACTGTCTTAAGCAAACAAAGCTTTGATTGCAAAATTTAAGCTCAGCTATAGCAGTCCGAATTGAATCGTGAGAGAATACGTAGATTAAAGCTCTCGTTTCAATGTAACATTTTGTTCAAGGATAGCGATTATAAATCGCGGTTACACGAGACTTTACCCGCTTGTACAGGTTATTTTATTATGTCCACGTAAGTGGACTTAGTTTGTGTAGTAGCAAATTCGATTCGCCCAATTGTTTCCAAATTTCTCATGTTCGCGCAGCGTGCCCGTAGGGCTTATGATTTAGGATTGCTATAGTGTTTGGAAACTTTTTAACTTAGAACTTATTTTATCTTTTTACTTTAACAGAACGTGTTATGCCTGTACTATCCCTAATTTTATAGCAGTTACAATAGCTTGAGTACGACTGGTCACCTTTAATTTTTCAAAAATACTCGTGAGATGTGCCTTAACTGTTGCTACTGTGACATATAATTTTTTAGCAATCTCTTCATTAGAAGCACCCTGAGCTAACCAATACAAAACTTCTTGTTCTCTTTCTGTTAGATGTAATTTTTGGCATGCTTTGAAATCAGATTCTGACTTAGCTTGGAAATGGCGAAAAAAACCGTTAGCAACCTCTGCAGGGAAATAAACTTCAGATTTTATCACTTTATCAATAGCTTCATACAGTTGAATGACTAAGCGACTTTTAAAAATATAACCAGCTGCACCTGCTTGCATTGCACGGTAAATCCAGTTATCTTCTTGATGTGCTGATAAGACTAAAACTTTGCCAGCATACGATATCTCTTTTAAACCTATAAGGACCGAAATACCGTCAGATGACACTAATTCTAAGTCTAGCAGTATGAGATTTGGATTATGTTGAATCGTCAGCTTTAAAACTTGCTCTAAACTAGCAGCTTCACCCACAACTTCTATAGATAGAGAAGCATTGACATTATAAAAATTGAGGAGAGTGCGTAATCCTTGGCGGAAGCGCTGTTCATCATCCACAATCAACACTTTTTGAGTAGTAGTCATAGAAAATCCTCTCCAAACAGTTATGCAAAACTTTTTGAGTAGTAGCCACAAAAATCTTCTCTAGGTAGTTATAGAACGAGGTAAAACTATGGAAAATTGTGCGCCACCTGTTGGTAGATTATCTGCGTATAAACAGCCGTGATGGTCAAGAACAATTTTCTTTGCAATAGTTAAACCTAAGCCTGTACCGCCCACACGACGAGAATAAAAGGGGGTAAACATCTTTTGGAGATCCTCTTGAGATAAGCCTATACCTTGATCGGATATTTTAATAAGAACTTCATTTTTAAAAATTTGCCAGCTACAAACTATAGTTCCAAATTGAGGACTGAAATGAACAGTATTGCTCAGTAAATTATCAAACACTTGCTTCATTTGCAATCGGTCAACTACCAGTGTGGTAGAGTTTTCTGGCAAGCATATTTTTAGTTGCTTGTTATCAATCAAAGGTTTTAATCCCTGAAGACTTTCCGTGACTATACTTTTCAAATCTTGGAGAGAGATTCTTAATTTTGTACTCTGACCACAATAGATAAGTTCATTTAAATTAGTGTCTAACTCCTGTACAGAATCACGAATGACTCTTGCTTGTTCTTCTTGGTAAGAATTATCTTTCAATCCAAAGCATAAGTTTTGGGCATAGAGATCAATTAATGACAAGGAGTTACGTAACTGATGACTTGCACGTTGAATAGTTTGTTCTAGCAGTAGAATTTCAGCCTTTTGTCTTTCAGACTCAAAAAATAGATCGAAATACTTTGTCAGGATCAAAGCAGTTTTTCTCACCTGTTCTTGTAGGCTTTCTGAAAGAGATGTTTCAGCAAAGATTTGAATGTACTCTGGTTTGTGATTTCTATATCTTAAAGGGCAAAAATAAAATTTTGATGATATTAAAAAATCTAAATTTAATTCATTTAATGTTAAAGCATTAGGAAAGTTAGTTAACCATGTTTCCTCTCTCAAATATGTCAAAACCATTTGGGAAACAGGAAGGTGTCTTTGATTGAGACTCATAACCTCCTGAAAATCTTTAGTCACTAAATCATGATAAACGATTCGAGCAAAAAAAATAGGAGATTGAGTTGTTAGCAGTTCAGTTTGTAATTGACAGAAATTTTGTAAATCTAAAGACTGTAAATCTTTGTCATCAGTCATTAGATTGTGGTTTGAGGAACCTACTGCCATTGTTTACCTCACTGTAGTAAAGAGCATGCTTGAGCCATCTACTAGACGTCTTGCAAAAATGCTTGACATGTCATGTTGAGCGTTCGCATAGCGCACGCCAAAGTAACGCATAGCGTGCCGTATCTCCTGCACAGACGCTG encodes:
- a CDS encoding substrate-binding domain-containing protein; translated protein: MPSIQYFYKEYRCSSNAPLSCDLPGATAREVKGAKFCLECGFPAILPHKAEIKGSRGIYQVTSYLGVRGLGRLYSGIQLTDSEPVLIKEYLLPNKSFNEEETRQRQETFKRVAGVSLADGRVQNFRLINPWEAIADQQRECCYAIMKRVETFQTLNDFLVKKKEPMPASQVREVLNQTLQTLEFIHTQKLRLPSNQTLSQLAHGNINLDSVLIQEEGHQQLYVYLCDLALWEELFIPPSIRSQPSNPKPQQDLEALAQVAFYLWVGQTRNVDPRNDEHWPNSNRHLKKFLHRLIGIDNPFESALQAREALLALPKEQQNSSSAPLVVDEEQERSFRKLFLIILGILTLVLMGGGGWFWWKYSSSNQQLESSLQSESNFASIAGVEPGEYTYIGERDSTWSHILRKGVDNNKLEDILKQPKKDTKFNYQSVASLDIRKEGNFIDKETKSKPIQEVKSGKKNFAITSLEDQVTDEFEKKQIAYDGLFIYVVGSKKGGNLAKPLNGKISLESLRKIYTGEITNWKQLSELDLPIEPYAPTELEAIRLFQKKVLKDDADLINKFNRTITRDRFQSTGDTLKLVYEKFDKEKGQTGIIGFGVISKFLGQCRGYPLAIVDDNNRATQALLQPNDQPINPEEYQRCSKGTAYYPNVQAFESKSYALGYPVFVVYLKDNRPPAVAASKFADMLTTFQGQCLLSKVELVPLKAMQKEYRSHVCQSMP
- a CDS encoding LuxR C-terminal-related transcriptional regulator — its product is MTTTQKVLIVDDEQRFRQGLRTLLNFYNVNASLSIEVVGEAASLEQVLKLTIQHNPNLILLDLELVSSDGISVLIGLKEISYAGKVLVLSAHQEDNWIYRAMQAGAAGYIFKSRLVIQLYEAIDKVIKSEVYFPAEVANGFFRHFQAKSESDFKACQKLHLTEREQEVLYWLAQGASNEEIAKKLYVTVATVKAHLTSIFEKLKVTSRTQAIVTAIKLGIVQA
- a CDS encoding sensor histidine kinase; its protein translation is MAVGSSNHNLMTDDKDLQSLDLQNFCQLQTELLTTQSPIFFARIVYHDLVTKDFQEVMSLNQRHLPVSQMVLTYLREETWLTNFPNALTLNELNLDFLISSKFYFCPLRYRNHKPEYIQIFAETSLSESLQEQVRKTALILTKYFDLFFESERQKAEILLLEQTIQRASHQLRNSLSLIDLYAQNLCFGLKDNSYQEEQARVIRDSVQELDTNLNELIYCGQSTKLRISLQDLKSIVTESLQGLKPLIDNKQLKICLPENSTTLVVDRLQMKQVFDNLLSNTVHFSPQFGTIVCSWQIFKNEVLIKISDQGIGLSQEDLQKMFTPFYSRRVGGTGLGLTIAKKIVLDHHGCLYADNLPTGGAQFSIVLPRSITT